The following coding sequences lie in one Rutidosis leptorrhynchoides isolate AG116_Rl617_1_P2 chromosome 6, CSIRO_AGI_Rlap_v1, whole genome shotgun sequence genomic window:
- the LOC139852244 gene encoding pectinesterase 4-like: MANKVIISVVTLVLVVGCVLGVVLIIVKTEHSDDNINTSNKAAESICKPTEYKEACNKAMNDVAQNSSATHEDYILAAIRATADELQKALKKATTKKKDLGDDKKEMHGELETCEKMIGYATDELQQVLKVVSETEAVSLAEQIDPILVWLTAIRSYQTTCVEEIRDEKLKKDMQEGLQTSNELTFNAQKIVYNVLDILKDIGIDLGELKIPSTGQRKLLDEVDEMDKQGFPSWVPSVDRKLLGAKKGGSGGAKKGKGQGLFKTPQPPPVQPNVQPNVIVAQDGSGKVKSIKQALKEYPPNHEGRYIIYIKAGTYNEGQIIVDKNMNNVYMYGDGRDKTIITGNLNFAIAKIGTSQTATVVALGERFMAKGIGFRNTIGPAGHQAVAFRSQSPHTVMMDCSFEGYQDTLYYHAHEQFYKNCVISGTVDFIFGVGRAYIQDSDIFVRKPEQNQASMVTADGRMKMEEAGGVVLHNCKIMAAPELAPVKGQFATYLGRPWKAAATSIILMCDIGDLIKPDGWTTWESPEGKNNHMTCMFREFRNRGPGSNMAGRVKWAGFKPITNDNEAQGFSVGSFLQGGNWLPQMGVPAKLGL; encoded by the coding sequence ATGGCTAATAAGGTCATCATATCCGTCGTAACGTTAGTCTTGGTGGTCGGTTGTGTCCTTGGGGTTGTACTAATAATCGTCAAAACCGAACACTCAGATGATAATATCAACACGAGCAACAAAGCAGCAGAAAGCATCTGCAAACCAACCGAGTACAAAGAGGCTTGCAATAAAGCGATGAACGATGTAGCACAAAACTCATCCGCCACCCACGAGGATTACATTCTTGCAGCCATTCGTGCAACAGCTGACGAATTGCAAAAAGCCCTTAAAAAGGCAACCACCAAGAAGAAAGATTTGGGTGATGACAAAAAGGAGATGCATGGTGAGCTTGAGACGTGCGAGAAAATGATAGGATATGCTACGGATGAGCTACAACAAGTGCTTAAGGTTGTGTCTGAAACGGAAGCGGTCTCGTTAGCCGAGCAGATTGACCCGATCCTTGTTTGGTTGACTGCAATTCGTTCATACCAAACAACATGCGTAGAAGAGATCAGAGACGAAAAATTAAAAAAGGACATGCAAGAAGGATTGCAAACGTCGAATGAGCTAACGTTTAATGCACAAAAGATTGTGTATAACGTGCTCGATATTCTGAAGGATATTGGGATTGATTTGGGTGAGTTGAAAATTCCGTCTACAGGACAACGTAAGCTTCTTGATGAGGTTGATGAGATGGACAAACAAGGGTTTCCATCGTGGGTCCCGAGCGTGGACCGCAAGCTTTTAGGAGCTAAAAAGGGTGGTTCGGGTGGGGCTAAAAAAGGGAAAGGTCAAGGCTTGTTTAAAACTCCACAACCTCCTCCGGTTCAACCAAATGTGCAACCGAACGTGATTGTGGCTCAAGACGGTAGCGGAAAGGTTAAGAGCATCAAACAAGCGCTCAAGGAGTATCCCCCGAATCATGAAGGGAGATATATAATCTATATTAAAGCTGGTACGTATAACGAAGGACAAATCATCGTTGACAAAAATATGAACAACGTGTATATGTATGGCGATGGCCGAGACAAGACGATTATTACCGGTAACTTAAATTTTGCGATAGCGAAAATTGGAACGTCACAGACTGCGACGGTGGTTGCTCTTGGTGAGCGGTTCATGGCTAAAGGAATAGGGTTTAGAAACACGATAGGGCCCGCAGGGCACCAGGCGGTTGCTTTTCGATCTCAGTCTCCTCACACGGTTATGATGGATTGCAGTTTCGAGGGTTATCAAGACACGTTGTACTACCACGCGCACGAGCAGTTTTACAAGAATTGTGTTATTTCGGGAACGGTTGACTTTATATTTGGGGTGGGTCGGGCTTATATCCAGGACTCTGATATATTTGTTCGAAAACCGGAGCAAAATCAAGCGAGCATGGTGACGGCTGACGGGAGGATGAAAATGGAAGAAGCTGGTGGTGTGGTGCTCCATAATTGTAAGATTATGGCGGCACCGGAGTTGGCGCCGGTAAAGGGACAATTTGCGACATATTTAGGACGACCGTGGAAAGCGGCGGCAACGTCGATTATATTGATGTGTGACATCGGAGATTTGATTAAACCGGATGGTTGGACGACATGGGAGTCGCCAGAGGGGAAGAATAATCACATGACGTGTATGTTTAGGGAATTTAGAAACAGGGGACCGGGGTCTAATATGGCAGGTAGGGTCAAATGGGCGGGTTTTAAGCCCATTACAAACGATAATGAGGCACAAGGTTTTAGTGTCGGCTCATTCTTACAGGGAGGAAATTGGCTACCTCAAATGGGTGTTCCAGCTAAACTTGGGTTGTAA
- the LOC139855513 gene encoding uncharacterized protein isoform X2 yields the protein MVDVGGALQYWLQWQVLACAFIILIPAIVSLKLIKRSNSKPTTNTYHLWIPCWKNLHPIWLLFYRIFSFITMSFLLLHVLLAFGPVVFYFYTQWTFLLVTFYFALGSIISAHGCWMQFKEPSVPSLERGKLMKNDLKTDNQMQLNKEAGFWGNLMQNIYQTCAGAVLLTDIVFWCLLLPFQTGDDFKLTLLIGSMHSVNAIFLILDSALNSLHFSWHGLTYFILWSLTYITFQWVMHACCLSWWPYPFLELDTPWAPVWYFGIALFHLPCYGLYVWLVKTKVSMLSKMFPHAFNRMIANEKQM from the exons ATGGTGGATGTTGGTGGTGCTTTACAATACTGGCTTCAATGGCAAGTACTCGCATGCGCTTTCATCATCCTAATTCCGGCAATTGTTTCTCTAAAGTTAATCAAAAGAAGCAACAGTAAACCTACAACAAACACTTATCATCTATGGATTCCTTGCTGGAAAAACCTCCATCCAATTTGGCTTTTATTTTACCGAATTTTTTCATTCATCACGATGTCGTTTCTGCTCCTACATGTCCTACTAGCATTCGGTCCCGTCGTTTTCTACTTTTACACGCA GTGGACGTTTTTACTGGTCACGTTTTACTTTGCG CTCGGGAGCATCATATCTGCTCATGGCTGCTGGATGCAGTTTAAAGAGCCTTCGGTTCCAAGTCTAGAGAGAGGCAAGTTAATGAAGAATGATTTAAAAACTGATAACCAAATGCAACTTAATAAAGAGGCTGGTTTTTGGGGAAATCTTATGCAGAATATTTATCAG ACTTGTGCAGGTGCTGTTTTGCTTACGGACATTGTATTTTGGTGCCTATTGCTCCCATTTCAAACTGGTGATGACTTCAAATTGACTTTG TTGATTGGTTCCATGCATTCTGTTAATGCTATTTTTCTCATTCTGGATTCTGCTCTCAACAGCCTT CATTTTTCTTGGCACGGGTTAACATACTTCATCCTGTGGAGCTTAACTTATATAACTTTCCAATGGGTGATGCATGCCTGTTGCTTGTCATG GTGGCCTTATCCTTTCCTAGAACTCGACACTCCTTGGGCTCCTGTATG GTACTTTGGTATTGCTTTATTTCACCTTCCATGTTACGGTCTATATGTTTGGCTTGTGAAAACCAAAGTCTCGATGCTATCAAAGATGTTTCCTCATGCGTTTAACAG GATGATAGCAAATGAGAAGCAGATGTAA
- the LOC139855513 gene encoding uncharacterized protein isoform X1: protein MVDVGGALQYWLQWQVLACAFIILIPAIVSLKLIKRSNSKPTTNTYHLWIPCWKNLHPIWLLFYRIFSFITMSFLLLHVLLAFGPVVFYFYTQWTFLLVTFYFALGSIISAHGCWMQFKEPSVPSLERGKLMKNDLKTDNQMQLNKEAGFWGNLMQNIYQTCAGAVLLTDIVFWCLLLPFQTGDDFKLTLLIGSMHSVNAIFLILDSALNSLHFSWHGLTYFILWSLTYITFQWVMHACCLSWWPYPFLELDTPWAPVWYFGIALFHLPCYGLYVWLVKTKVSMLSKMFPHAFNRLIDGRNGVLSK, encoded by the exons ATGGTGGATGTTGGTGGTGCTTTACAATACTGGCTTCAATGGCAAGTACTCGCATGCGCTTTCATCATCCTAATTCCGGCAATTGTTTCTCTAAAGTTAATCAAAAGAAGCAACAGTAAACCTACAACAAACACTTATCATCTATGGATTCCTTGCTGGAAAAACCTCCATCCAATTTGGCTTTTATTTTACCGAATTTTTTCATTCATCACGATGTCGTTTCTGCTCCTACATGTCCTACTAGCATTCGGTCCCGTCGTTTTCTACTTTTACACGCA GTGGACGTTTTTACTGGTCACGTTTTACTTTGCG CTCGGGAGCATCATATCTGCTCATGGCTGCTGGATGCAGTTTAAAGAGCCTTCGGTTCCAAGTCTAGAGAGAGGCAAGTTAATGAAGAATGATTTAAAAACTGATAACCAAATGCAACTTAATAAAGAGGCTGGTTTTTGGGGAAATCTTATGCAGAATATTTATCAG ACTTGTGCAGGTGCTGTTTTGCTTACGGACATTGTATTTTGGTGCCTATTGCTCCCATTTCAAACTGGTGATGACTTCAAATTGACTTTG TTGATTGGTTCCATGCATTCTGTTAATGCTATTTTTCTCATTCTGGATTCTGCTCTCAACAGCCTT CATTTTTCTTGGCACGGGTTAACATACTTCATCCTGTGGAGCTTAACTTATATAACTTTCCAATGGGTGATGCATGCCTGTTGCTTGTCATG GTGGCCTTATCCTTTCCTAGAACTCGACACTCCTTGGGCTCCTGTATG GTACTTTGGTATTGCTTTATTTCACCTTCCATGTTACGGTCTATATGTTTGGCTTGTGAAAACCAAAGTCTCGATGCTATCAAAGATGTTTCCTCATGCGTTTAACAG ATTGATTGATGGACGAAATGGAGTCTTAAGCAAATGA